From Tiliqua scincoides isolate rTilSci1 chromosome 2, rTilSci1.hap2, whole genome shotgun sequence, the proteins below share one genomic window:
- the PSTPIP2 gene encoding proline-serine-threonine phosphatase-interacting protein 2: protein MRQTLFKDNFWTPDLISTAGYDGILQHLNDGRKNCKEFEDFLKERASIEERYGKDLINLSRKKPCGQTELNTLKRALEVFKQQVDNVGQSHIQLAQTLREEAKKMEDFRERQKLHRKKIELIMDAIHKNRNLQYKKTLEAKRLYEQRCRDKDEAEQAVHRSANLVTQKQQEKLFVKLAQTKTALEDSDRVYQANVGTLEKIREEWQNEHVKACEFFESQECERINYFRNALWLHVNQLSQECVKNDENYEEIRKSLELCSIEKDIECFVNVRKTGAVPPTPVVYENYYNSQKNVVIQGRNPAPAPGRRPPLPIPSSRQLDPEYSTVDGYSLIQHH, encoded by the exons ACGCCGGATTTGATTAGCACAGCTGGATATGATGGGATCCTCCAACACCTGAACGATGGCAGGAAGAACTGCAAGGAATTTGAAGACTTTTTGAAGGAAAG GGCTTCTATAGAAGAAAGATATGGCAAAGACCTTATAAACTTGTCAAGGAAGAAACCATGTGGACAGACAGAGTTGAA cACTCTGAAAAGAGCCCTAGAAGTTTTTAAGCAAC AGGTGGACAATGTAGGCCAGAGTCATATCCAACTGGCCCAGACCTTACGGGAAGAAGCAAAGAAAATGGAGGATTTCCGGGAGAGGCAAAAGCTGCACCGTAAAAAG ATTGAACTTATAATGGATGCAATTCATAAAAACCGGAATTTGCAGTACAAGAAAACCCTGGAA GCAAAGCGGCTGTATGAGCAGCGGTGCAGAGACAAAGACGAAGCGGAGCAGGCAGTGCACCGGAGTGCCAACCTGGTCACACAGAAGCAACAGGAAAAG CTGTTTGTAAAGTTGGCTCAGACAAAGACAGCCCTGGAGGATTCAG ACAGGGTGTATCAGGCGAACGTTGGCACTCTCGAGAAAATTAGAGAAGAATGGCAGAATGAGCATGTCAAAGCTTGTGAG TTCTTTGAGAGCCAAGAATGTGAACGGATCAACTACTTCCGGAATGCTCTGTGGCTTCACGTCAATCAGCTCTCTCAGGAGTGTGTCAAGAACGATGAG AACTATGAGGAAATCCGCAAGAGTCTAGAACTGTGCAGTATCGAGAAGGACATTGAGTGTTTTGTAAATGTCCGAAAAACAGGCGCCGTCCCCCCAA CCCCAGTGGTCTATGAAAACTATTATAACTCGCAGAAGAATGTTGTCATTCAAGGACGAAATCCAGCCCCAGCCCCGGGACG GAGGCCACCATTACCCATCCCTTCCAGCAGGCAAT TGGACCCTGAATACTCTACTGTCGATGGCTATAGTTTAATACAGCACCACTAG